One window of Bacillus alkalicellulosilyticus genomic DNA carries:
- a CDS encoding DegV family protein — MKNIRIVTDSTVDLPDEELQKYQIEIVPLSVTIEGKSYLDRIDLSAKEYVQKLKQADELPKTSQPPVGAFVERYEKLATEGYDIISIHMTSGMSGTYESARNASELADANVTVVDSKFISVALSFQVIAAAKMAQEGRSKEEILTFLDKVRENTSLFIMVDTLEYLAKGGRLGRGQALIGSLLKIKPVASLADGVYTPVAKVRTHSQVIKFISEQYEEATKGKEVLRIGIAHVEAEPLADKVIQALTDINPCNDVIKVDTTPVISTHTGPGAIAVMYYTNPN, encoded by the coding sequence ATGAAAAACATACGGATTGTAACAGATTCTACGGTTGATTTGCCAGATGAGGAACTACAAAAGTACCAAATCGAGATCGTTCCTTTATCTGTCACGATTGAAGGAAAATCATACTTAGATAGAATCGACTTATCGGCAAAAGAGTATGTACAAAAGCTAAAACAAGCCGATGAATTACCGAAAACATCACAACCGCCAGTTGGGGCTTTTGTGGAGCGATATGAAAAACTTGCGACGGAAGGGTATGATATCATTTCGATTCATATGACTTCTGGAATGAGTGGTACTTATGAATCAGCTAGAAATGCTTCCGAGCTGGCCGATGCCAATGTAACGGTTGTTGATTCTAAGTTTATTTCTGTAGCCTTAAGCTTTCAAGTTATTGCCGCTGCAAAGATGGCACAAGAAGGACGTTCTAAAGAAGAAATTCTTACTTTTTTAGACAAGGTAAGAGAAAATACTTCGTTATTTATTATGGTTGATACGCTAGAGTATTTAGCTAAAGGTGGTCGCCTTGGTAGAGGACAAGCCTTAATTGGTTCGCTATTAAAAATTAAGCCAGTGGCCTCATTAGCTGATGGTGTCTATACACCTGTCGCTAAAGTAAGAACACATTCTCAAGTGATTAAATTTATTTCAGAGCAATACGAGGAAGCCACAAAGGGAAAAGAAGTATTGCGAATTGGAATTGCTCATGTTGAAGCAGAACCTCTTGCAGATAAGGTTATACAAGCGTTAACGGATATTAACCCATGTAATGATGTCATCAAAGTTGATACTACCCCTGTCATTAGTACACATACAGGACCAGGTGCTATCGCCGTTATGTATTATACAAATCCTAACTAG
- a CDS encoding HU family DNA-binding protein: MNKTELVNAVAERSEMTKKDATTAVNSVFEVISDTLAKGESIQLIGFGNFEVRERAARKGRNPQTGEEIDIAASKTPAFKPGKQLKDAVK; this comes from the coding sequence ATGAATAAAACAGAACTAGTCAATGCCGTTGCCGAACGTTCTGAAATGACAAAAAAAGATGCAACTACTGCTGTAAATAGTGTATTCGAAGTTATTTCTGACACTCTAGCAAAGGGCGAAAGCATTCAACTGATTGGATTTGGTAACTTCGAAGTAAGAGAACGCGCAGCACGAAAAGGAAGAAATCCACAAACTGGTGAAGAAATCGACATCGCAGCAAGCAAAACACCAGCATTCAAACCCGGCAAACAACTAAAAGACGCAGTAAAATAG
- a CDS encoding AbgT family transporter has product MKGKKNKGFVISTLDGIERVGNKLPHPVTLFAIFALLVILFSGILSGISVEHPTNEGEILQVNNLMTADGIKYIFTSAVANFTGFAPLGTVLVTMLGIGIAERSGLISAALRALVTSVPNQLITAALVFGGIMSSMAADAGYVVLTPLGAVLFAGLGRHPLAGLAAAFAGVSAGFSANLLLTSLDPLLGGITQEAARVFDPAYADTINYAMNYYFMIVSVFVLTIVGTLITEKVVEPRLGKYEGSYVGSVDAVSAVEKKGLWGALVAFLVTCAAIALLIVPTWGPLRGDEGQIIQSPFFSSLVPIILILFFIPGFVYGRITKSIKNDKDIANQLSDTMATMGAYIVLAFAAGQFIAYFNHTNLGIIMAVSGAEFLDSTGFTGIPLLLTFIVVAGFINLFIGSASAKWAIMAPVFVPMMMGLGYSPELTQLAYRIADSTTNVISPLMPYFAIVIAFAQKYDKKVGIGTLISTMLPYSIAFTIVWVTMLIVWMVFGIDLGPGSTINYP; this is encoded by the coding sequence ATGAAAGGAAAGAAAAATAAGGGTTTTGTCATTTCGACTTTGGATGGAATAGAAAGAGTAGGAAATAAACTACCGCATCCAGTTACACTATTTGCTATTTTTGCACTTTTAGTTATTTTATTCTCGGGTATTCTTTCGGGAATTTCAGTAGAGCACCCAACAAATGAAGGAGAAATTCTTCAAGTTAATAACTTAATGACTGCAGACGGTATTAAGTATATTTTCACAAGTGCCGTTGCTAACTTTACAGGGTTCGCTCCATTAGGAACCGTTCTTGTTACGATGTTAGGGATTGGAATTGCGGAGCGTTCTGGTCTAATTAGTGCAGCGTTACGTGCACTCGTAACATCCGTGCCAAATCAGCTGATTACAGCTGCTCTAGTTTTTGGTGGAATTATGTCTAGTATGGCTGCTGATGCGGGATATGTAGTGTTAACGCCATTAGGGGCGGTTTTATTTGCCGGGCTTGGTAGGCATCCGCTAGCAGGGCTAGCAGCTGCGTTTGCAGGGGTTTCTGCAGGATTTAGTGCAAACTTATTATTAACTTCGTTAGATCCGCTATTAGGTGGTATCACACAAGAAGCGGCCAGAGTATTTGACCCAGCGTATGCTGACACAATCAACTACGCAATGAACTACTATTTTATGATAGTAAGTGTATTCGTTCTTACAATTGTAGGTACTCTTATCACTGAAAAAGTAGTAGAACCACGACTAGGAAAATATGAAGGAAGTTATGTAGGTTCAGTTGATGCTGTTTCTGCAGTTGAGAAAAAAGGATTATGGGGTGCATTAGTAGCGTTTCTCGTGACATGTGCTGCGATTGCGTTATTAATCGTACCAACTTGGGGACCACTTCGAGGTGATGAAGGGCAGATTATTCAATCACCATTCTTCTCATCACTTGTACCAATTATTTTAATCCTGTTCTTTATTCCAGGATTTGTTTATGGAAGAATCACAAAATCAATTAAAAATGATAAAGATATTGCTAATCAATTGTCAGATACAATGGCAACGATGGGTGCGTATATTGTCCTTGCTTTTGCTGCTGGTCAGTTTATAGCATACTTCAATCATACAAACTTAGGTATTATTATGGCTGTGTCTGGTGCTGAATTCCTAGATTCAACCGGTTTTACAGGAATACCGTTATTGTTAACTTTTATTGTTGTTGCTGGTTTCATTAACTTATTTATTGGTAGTGCTTCAGCAAAGTGGGCCATTATGGCTCCTGTGTTTGTTCCAATGATGATGGGTCTTGGTTACTCTCCTGAACTTACACAGTTGGCTTACCGTATTGCTGATTCAACAACAAATGTTATTTCACCACTAATGCCATACTTTGCAATCGTTATCGCGTTTGCACAAAAGTATGATAAAAAAGTTGGAATTGGTACTCTAATTTCAACAATGCTTCCTTATTCAATTGCCTTTACAATTGTTTGGGTAACGATGCTTATCGTGTGGATGGTATTTGGAATTGATTTAGGTCCTGGATCAACAATTAACTATCCTTAA